From the Hemitrygon akajei chromosome 24, sHemAka1.3, whole genome shotgun sequence genome, the window GGAGACGTGAAACCACGATCCCACATTGAGGACGCGAGAGAACCAGAAAACTGTGTTAATGAGGTTTCCAGAGTCCGATTAAGCTCAGTCATAAGGTTTCTCACTGGGTATAATCATAACGCCAAAAGGTCAGACACAGGgcgaacacaagaggttctgcagatgttggaaatccaggttAACACTCGAAAATGATGCAGCAACTCAGCAGTTAAGATCGCATTATGGAAACCAACAAataatcaacgtttcgggccgagacccttctcgaGGACGCAGAGTGCAGCTTTCATGCATCGTCGCATTACACATTCcacggatcagacacagagtgaatatccctccatcccgtcccatcagacactcccggggccagacacagagttaagctcCTTCCAGTCTGCTATTACATTCCGTGAGGTCTAGGGATAAGGGAAACTTTGGGGTATAAGGGGAAGACAAGCctgagacacacacacccacttcCAGAGACAGACATacacccccccaccacacacacacacacacacacacacacacacacacacacacacacacacacacacacacacacacacacacaccatgttGTAGGGAGTATTGGTAATATTGGATCTGATATCCGAGTCTGGGAGTacaatgatgtaatgctgagagaGATTGCTGAGTCAGGAACGTACCCCGTGGCAGGGTTGCCTAACGCCAGGGGACAATGGTGAGGTGTGATAGTTGTAGAGGAAACCTGAGGGAGAATTTTTCCTCCATTGgattggtggtggggggtggggggtgttgtgtTTGggatctggaactctctgtcctGCCGCTCACCGGTCAACTCTTTTatcctctctccatctgcccacccccCTGTCTCCATTCGCTGCCCCGCTCACTTCTTCAATCTCTCCCCCAGCCATGTCGCTCTCCAACGGTCACAACAATCTGGTTGAGCTCGCTGCCACTGGGAGCCACAACATCAGCAACTGCAGTTCCGGAGGGACGGAATGGTCAGCGCCCGGTGCCGCTCTCAAGATGGTCTTCGCTCTCATCGTCCTGCTGGGTGCCCCCGGCAACGGCGCCGTCATCTGGGTGACAGGCTTCAACATGGAGAGGAACGTGTACACGGTGTGTTTCCTCAACCTGGCGATGGCGGACCTGACTTACTGCCTCACCCTCCCCACCCTGCTGGCCTACAGCTGCCTGCCCGGTCCCTCTGTCAGTGTAACATTCTGGAGATTGCTCCGATGGATCTTCAAATTCCACATGTCCACCGTTGCTCTGTTGTTGACCCTGATCAGCATCGTGCGGTGCCTGGCCATCACTCGGCCCGTCTGGTTTCGGTACCACAAGGGCCCGGTTTGGGTGCGTGCGGCCTGCTTCGCGGCCTGGAGCCTGGCCTTCCTCttttgcctgcctgaactcttgCATCTCTTCACTGAGTCGTATTCGACGGACCAGACCTGGGTTGCGTTGGAGGTAACTGGGAACGTCCTGTCCTTCGGCCCCCCCCTCCTGATCATGGCCGTGTGCTACCTTCTGATTGTCCGGAAGCTGAAGGGGAAAACGTTCCCCAAATCCAGGTACCTCATTCATCTCACCATTACAATGGTCTCTGTTTTTATTGTCTGCTGGCTCCCCATCACTGTTTGCGACACTCTCTGGAAATTATCAATAAGCATTCCCCTGCAGTCTTTGTATTACACTTCCTCCTTGGGCTCCTTGAACTGCGTCTTCAACCCAGTCATCTACGCCTTCTTCGGCCGCGACTTCCGCCAGGTCTTCAGGCGTTCCCTGGCCGCCACTCTCCGCCTGGTCTTTACCGAGGAGAAGATGGAATTGGGGACTAATCCTCTCACCCCCACTGTTTCAGCAGAGACAAGAAACTGAGGGACCCTCCGCTCTCACAAGGGCCCTCTGATGACCGAGATGTTGGACATTCAGCAACGGGGGGTGATGGGGGCTGTTCCTAATGGACGTCTCTGAACATAGTTGATCCAACGTCTCCTTAGGCCTAATGATCCAGGAAagaccctctctaaagcctccagaTGTGCATTATCTCATTTTCCTGAATACCTTTCAAACCTTTCTCAGGTCTCCACTCAGCCACAGTCAGAGAAAACAGCCTAAAATTCCCCAaactctccttatagctcatgccctctaatccggacagcatcctggtgaaccccttctgcaccctccccaaagccCCCATACTCTTCCTGTGACAGGATGACCAGAGGTGCTGAATGCCTCCCcccatctctaatccaggcaatgtctGGTGAACACCTGCTGCACCCTCCCCAGAGCCCCCACAAATCACTTGTAAAGTGGGGTAAACGGAAACGAGTGTTAAACAGAAATCATGATGATCATCAGACAGGATTGTAGGCGGGAAATACTGCTGGAATTAATTCAGTGATTCAAATGTTGAGTTTAGTATtagtgaatgcacacagtccgCAACCTGAAACTCTGACTCTTCTTAAGATGTccacagaaaacagacaaaattcCAAAGGAACCAATGACAGAAAATGTTACAACAccaaagccccctccccctcccacacacaagcagtagCAAAAGCATTAACCCTCCCGCCTCCCTCTCCCACCGACCTGCTTAATCAAGAGTATCAATCCTGGCCCCCACTCACCACCCAAGCAAGAGCAAAGCTCCTCGACACCATGATCGAGAGTCCGCCCAAAACACAGACGACTGCCCATCCCAACACTTCCACATCTCAGACGGGCTCCCTCTCCCAGTAACGAGGGAGTGAAAGGCACCGCTCCTGCCATAGCGCGAGGGGAGGCCAGTGGCTCGCTGCAATCTGCAGCATACCCCACTGTCTCGATGCCACAATACCCCGCGGTGCTCCAGCCAGTGACACCGGGAGTGGGTTGACCCACCGGAGATAGGAAGGTTTACGGGATGCAGGGACGTTCCCTCGGATCAAAGCGGAGATGATAGACATCCCAATAAATATCCTGCCTCATATTTCCAAAGAATTTAACTACTTTCACATTAAATACATGCCATCTCCTATTAGAAATTTCAACCCTAGGGTAAAGACACCGGATAATccatgcctctcagaatcttataaacctctgccaggtctcccctcagcacCTGCTCCAGAAACAAAACAgctcaagtttgtccagcctctccttatagccCACGGCTTCATCCTCCCTTTTAATGGGAGCGAGCAGAACTCAACGCAATACTCCCGAGCGGCCTGTGAAaagtcttatacaactgcaacatgacatTTATATTCAATGCCTTGTCCATTGAAGGAAGGCCGGCCGTACGTCTTCATCACCACCATATCTGGGGACGGCACggtagggtagtggttagcaAAATGCTTTACTGTACGTCTTCATCAGTCCACTGCACAGGCCACTTGGATTCAATTTCCACCGTCGCCCCCTGTAAGGAGCCTGTACCCACGTGacagtgtggatttcctccagtttccacccacaatccaaagatgtactggttggaaggttaattggttattgtaaaatgtcctgtgattagggaaAGGTTAAATCGGCAGCGTAGTTCAAAGGGTGGAAGTGCCTATTCCCCGCTGTAGTGGAATAAAATTTAAAACAACTATTGTATAACTGCCAGGCAGGAACTATAGACTGGGAATCTGTAAGTTCCCTATGTACAGTTGTGCAAATATGAGTGCTGTTTTCTCCGCCTTCCGCTCACGGACATGTAAGTCATAGTTTCTTTCTGTCCACCTTTAATCTCTACCTTTTccgacttaaactttgaaatttcgtCTTTATTTAGTCGGATCTGTAGAGCATCAGTTACAATTATGGCTACCTTAAGAAGCAACAAAAGGAATCTGGACTCAGGCAACGGAAAACCTAAGAAAACTGACGAGTTCTCGGAGGAACCCCCTTGTGTGAAGAGTTTAGAGTCTCAAATCAGCTGTATcggcactgaaataactcaactaaaagataaATTTCTTCCATTTGAGGAAaaaaattgactctctgagcctcgatcttaaagaagttagtcgaaATGCGGCTGAGCTTTCTTCTCATTTGGTAAAGGCTCAACAACAAATTGTCGTTCTGGAAGCAAGGTCGCGTCGGAACAATAtccgaattgttggattaaaagagaaatcagaatctgccgacactGTATTATTTTGTTAAATTGTTTCAGTCTTTACTTCTGGAGGCTTGTTCGCAACTCCTGGAGATTGAAATGGCTCACAGAATCAGCATTTGCCTCGGCCATGCGATTAGCTTACCAAAAAATGCTTTTTCCATCacttcaatatgcagataaatTAAGGGTTTTTGTCAAAAATCCTGGGGCTCGTATTTTTGATGACCCAGCCgcagcattgcgttttattaactctttgtctgatgAGACTgatgacgagtctgaagcctaaagtttgaatgatttacaaCTATTTGACTGTTTCGCGATGTAAGGAGTGATGAAactggaagatttgatggttatagaaagtctttaccttaaaatCTATTTTTTCgctctgaaaaagactggtttggatggttgtAACCTCAGAATACATAGCGAGAGAACTGTATAAAGACTGTAGCTAATTTTGAAACATCTAGAATTTTTTCTCTGCTGCATTTAAATGAACTAATTGTTTCTTTTTGGTTCCGTATGCTTTTAtaaagatcttttaagtaattatctgGATTTCCTTACGTTTTAAATATAGATTGGATAATTTGAAGATggcaattgtttttcttttgtgcaaatatttcaagaattgttttggatgtgtttttttttaccttatctAATATTAAGAAGGTAACTTTcaaaattgaaggtcgttttgttttacaaaaaaaaaacactgttccTCCCAACTTAATATTGAGCTATATGTCGACTGTAACGAGTTTTATGctcggtagagggagacagagattacttttttcattatttttatttagGTATGTGGAGTTTATTTTCGCTTTCTATGCCTTCTTTGGGGCTTGCGTTGATTGATATCGACTTATTTCCgggctttgtagtttgggtgggactttttcttttttccctttttattatccccattatggaatcccggagaaTACGCAAATTATTATTGTTGTCCCTCTGCTCCATTTTCGACTGCCTTACCCTGAAATGCATCTAActattctttttagatacaaattctcTTGATGAtatttaaacagttaaatgtGTTAAGTTGGGACGTCCGTGGTTGGAACCATCCTATTAagcataagaaaacatttaaaattattaaccGATTCCAACCTGACATGatctttgctcaagagacgcatatcaggttatgtgataaaaatcgaagttttaaattttggaaggatTCTCAGTTCCATGCAAACTCTCAGAGTAAAATTAGGGGTgtctctatttttatttattccaaTATTTCCTTTAATGAGGAGGGTATTATAGCCGATACcaatgatagatttttgattgttaaaggaataatttatAATAGGAAAACGGTTTTGGTTAATAtctatggaccaaatgttgatgatccctcattttttaaggctgtctttgctgtat encodes:
- the LOC140715745 gene encoding C5a anaphylatoxin chemotactic receptor 1-like, translated to MSLSNGHNNLVELAATGSHNISNCSSGGTEWSAPGAALKMVFALIVLLGAPGNGAVIWVTGFNMERNVYTVCFLNLAMADLTYCLTLPTLLAYSCLPGPSVSVTFWRLLRWIFKFHMSTVALLLTLISIVRCLAITRPVWFRYHKGPVWVRAACFAAWSLAFLFCLPELLHLFTESYSTDQTWVALEVTGNVLSFGPPLLIMAVCYLLIVRKLKGKTFPKSRYLIHLTITMVSVFIVCWLPITVCDTLWKLSISIPLQSLYYTSSLGSLNCVFNPVIYAFFGRDFRQVFRRSLAATLRLVFTEEKMELGTNPLTPTVSAETRN